The genomic stretch CTCCTGGCTAAGAATGGTACATTCAGCTCAGGGGAGCAAGGAGACACTGAGGATGAGCTGGATGTTGATCTGCAGGAATGCACAGATGGATGGTCCTATAACATGACTGAGATGACCTCCACAATCATATCTGAAGTAAGACAACATGACAGCTGCTTAAATGTTTATCTTTAGATGTATcttaacatgtgtttttatttattttgttagtgGCATTTGGTGTGTGACATGCGCTCTTTGAAGCAAATGGGACAAACTATCTACATGGGAGGTGTGCTTGTGGGAGCTCTTGTTTTCGGAGGCCTTTCAGACAAGTACTGTCTCTATTTGTTATCCTTCGTTATCCATCTACTACTGTTCAAAACCattcaaaacaataaataaagcttcatcatgtcattcATTCCCTAAGATATGGCCGACGTATCCTACTCCTCCTTTCTAACTTGTTGATGGCAGTGTCAGGAACATGTGCTGCTTTCTCGTCCTCCTTCCCCCTGTTCTGCCTGTTCCGCTTTGGTTGTGGCATGGCTCTGTCCGGCCTAGGACTCAACACATTCTCCCTCAGTAAGCTATTCATATGAATAATGTATCAGTGTAATTTGTAAAAGGACTGCACCGGGACAGTAACtatataaaaatgtgtaattttaattCAAAGTTGTGGAGTGGATCCCGACTCGTGTGCGAACAGTAGTGGGGACAATAACAGGCTACTGTTACACAGTGGGACAATTGCTCCTCGCTGTTATAGCCTACTACATCCGGGATTGGAGGTGGTTAACCCTGGCTGTGTCTTTGCCCTTCTATGTCTTCTTCCTATACTCATGGTAAGATGCCAAGAACTGAGCCAACTAAAATCATTGATCAAAGCTAAAAACATACAGTGATCAATAAATATTATTTCTTATAGGTGGTTCCATGAATCTTCAAGATGGCTAGCAATAAATAATAAGTCTGAACAAGCTGTCAAGGCACTTAAAAGTGTGGCAAAATTTAATGGACGTCACGAAGAGGGAGAAAAAATTGACATCAAAGTGAGgaactgttgtgtgttgttgcactGTGTGTCTACATTGTGTGAATGTGATAAATTAAGAATGCCATCTCTTTTTGTGTAGATGCTACAGGAGTCCATGAAGAAAGAAATGTCCAGTTCACAGGGCTCCTACTCTGTACTGGACCTGTTCCGCACACCCAGAATGAGGACTATGACAATCTGCGTCAGCGCTGTCTGGTGCATGTCCTGCcgttattgtaaaaaaaaaaaaaaaaaaaaaaaaaaaaaaactaaaaaactcAAAGACTCAGTGGCAATGATGCTGTGCGTTTTCTTTTTGTACTTTAGGTTATCAACAAGCTTTGCCTACTATGGTCTCTCTATGGACCTGCAGAAGTTTGGGGTGGACATCTACCTGATACAAGTGATCTTTGGAGCGGTCGACATCCCTGCAAAAGTTGTAATAACTGTGTCTATGAGTTTTGTTGGACGCCGGCCATCACAGTGTGGTGCTCTCATCATAGCCGGTGTCACTATACTGATTAACCTGCTGGTGCCATATGGTACGTTACAACACATGATGAGTCGTTCACCTCTCCACTCCGACAATAttgtactgcagaaaacaagtGTGTAATATGAGGGATGCTCCATTTTTGCACAGATAAACAGACGGTACGCACCTGTCTGGCTGTTGTGGGTAAAGGTTGTCTTGCAGCGTCCTTCAACTGCTGTTACCTTTACTGTGGAGAACTGTACCCAACCATCATCCGGTGAGTCTTATCTGGCAACAGATATGCAAACAAAATGTGATTGACCTTTTAGAGAAAATTTAGTTCA from Parambassis ranga chromosome 14, fParRan2.1, whole genome shotgun sequence encodes the following:
- the slc22a6l gene encoding solute carrier family 22 member 6; translation: MAFGDLLEQVGSTGRFQILHVTLLCIPVLMMASHNLLQNFVAAVPPHYCNVHSNLSQSQLSPEDTLRITVPLDPKGKPHRCQRYVAPQWHLLAKNGTFSSGEQGDTEDELDVDLQECTDGWSYNMTEMTSTIISEWHLVCDMRSLKQMGQTIYMGGVLVGALVFGGLSDKYGRRILLLLSNLLMAVSGTCAAFSSSFPLFCLFRFGCGMALSGLGLNTFSLIVEWIPTRVRTVVGTITGYCYTVGQLLLAVIAYYIRDWRWLTLAVSLPFYVFFLYSWWFHESSRWLAINNKSEQAVKALKSVAKFNGRHEEGEKIDIKMLQESMKKEMSSSQGSYSVLDLFRTPRMRTMTICVSAVWLSTSFAYYGLSMDLQKFGVDIYLIQVIFGAVDIPAKVVITVSMSFVGRRPSQCGALIIAGVTILINLLVPYDKQTVRTCLAVVGKGCLAASFNCCYLYCGELYPTIIRQNGMGWASMMARVGAMVAPMVLLTGDYIPWLPGLIYGGAPILSGVAAIFLPETLGSPLPDTIQDVEERGSGISSKKSQKEAIILQDTQTNLLKQAA